TCGATGATTGGGTCGCCTACATCGTCACTCGCACGAAGTCGAACAAGTTGATCCTGGCCGACCACACCTCGGAGCGGAAGGTCAAAGGCATCCTGGCGCGCATCCCCGGCATGTCCAAGAGGGAAGTGGAAAAGCTAGCTAGAGGCTAGCGGCGATCCACAACGCGAAGAGGAGGGCCCAGAGGACGATGGCTAAAGAAGAGGGGGCTCGCCGAGCTTAGCTGGGAGGATAGCAGCGCGGGATTGAAGCCGATGGCGGGCTCGATCTGCAGCAGCCGCAAGGTCCCCCCGCGCTTGGGCTCCTGGGCGTGGGCGAGACGCGACGCGCGCGGCCCCTGGACGGCGACGCCGGCGACACCGGTAGCGGCGGTGGCGATGAACGCGCGACGACTGACCATGACGAGCCTCCCTGGGGACGATACGAACGCGACGAATCTAAACCCTAACAGACGAGACTGCAATCCCGAGCGCGTCAGAGCGCGCGCGAGTGCAGACGAAGAATGCGGTGTCTCTCGCCTTGCCCTTGATCGCCAGAGAGAACCAGGGCGCTGCCGTTATGGCAGCAAATCGGCGACGGGGATGCGGGCGCGTGGGGCAGCCAGAGGCGACACAGCGTCGGCCGCACCGAGGCGGCGCAGCGTGCTGAAACGCCACCCGTACGGAGCGTCCTCGAAGGGGATGGGGTCACGACGGACCTCGAGCATGCGGTCCGCGAGGTTCACGATCCAGTAGTCGGGAATCCTGGCGCGGGCGTAGAGGCTGCCCTTGTGCTCGCGGTCGAAGGCAAGGCGGGTCTCGGCCACCTCGACGAGGAGGACGGGCCGGGTGGGATGGCTGGTCAGATAGTCGCGCGGGCTGCCCGCGCAGACCGCCACGTCGGGCTCGGGCTCGGACTCGTCGTCAAGGGCCACCGGCAGCTGGACCCGCACTTCCCACCCAGATCCGAACGCCGCCCGCAGAGCGTCTTCGGCCAATCGAATGGCGACCGCGTGCGGGCTCCCCTGCGGCTCCCGCACGACCAGTTGACCGCCGACGAGCTCGATACGGTCGCCGGGCTGGAACACGGCCAGGTCGATGAGCCGCTCGTATTCCGCGCGCGCCCAGCGCTTGGTGGGAATCGGCGTCGCATCCATATCGTGCAGGCTAAGCCCGCTCGCCCCTGTCCGTCAACGTCTGCCCACGCATACGCTCCCTGCCCTGCGCGGCACGCAGGGATGACTGCCACCCCTCGCCCTGCTCTCTCCCCCGATGGGGAGAGGGATGTGAACGGCGGCGCACTCATTCAAATTAGCGGCGGTCCACGACGCGCACGGATTTGCCGGGAGGGCGGGGCAGCTCGCCCTCCTTGAGCACGGTGAGCTCCGGGCTCAAGTTGAGAAACTGTTTGAGGTCGCTGCGCAGCCGCGGCAGCGCGGTCTCCACGAAGCCCTCCCGGGCCTCGATGAGGAGGGCCAGCCTGTCGCTACCGCCGGGCGCCCGGTCGAGGACGATCTGGTACTCGTGGCCGACGCCGGGCTGCTTGAGAATCAGCGATTCGACTTGCTGCGGGTAGAAGTTGACCCCGCGGAAGATCACCATGTCGTCGGTCCGCCCGCGGAGCCGGTCCAGGCGCAGGTGGGTGCGGCCACAGGGACAGCGCTCCCGGCTCCGCACCCGCGTGAGGTCGCGGGTGCGGTAGCGGATCAGCGGCAACCCCTCGCGGGTGAGCGTGCTCACCACCAGCTCGCCCTCCTCGCCATCGGGGCGCGGGCCGCCCGTCTCCGGATCCACCACCTCGCAGAAGTAGTGATCCTCCCAGACGTGGATGCCCTCGCGGGCCTGGCAGTCGATGCCGAGCCCCGGCCCGCCCGTCTCGGTCATGCCCACGATGTCGAAGGTGGCCACGCGAAGCTCGCGCTCGATGAGCCGCCGCAGATCGTCGGACCACATCTCCGCGCCCAGGATGGCCACGCGGAGCTTGAGCGAGTCGAGGTCGAACTGCTCCTCGCGCGCCACTTCCAGGATGCGCAGCGGATATGTGGAGATGCCCGTGAGCACGGTGGCGCCCAGGTCGCGCATCACCTGGAGCTGGTGCGACGTCCGGCCCGCCCCGGCCGGGATGACCGTGGCCCCGATCCGGTCGGCGCCGTAGTGAAACCCGAACCCGCCGGTGAAGAGGCCGAAGGAGGCGGTGATCTGGATGACGTCGCGCGCGCCCACTCCCGCCACCGCGTAGCAGCGGGCCATCACGCTCGCCCACTGGTCGATGTCGGCCCGCGTGTACGGATTGACCACGGGATTCCCCGTGGTGCCCGAGGACATGTGGATGCGCACGACGTCTTCGGGCGGGACGCAGGCCAGGCCGAATGGATAGGCGTCGCGCAGCTCGTTCTTGGTGAGGAAGGGCAGGCGGGACCAGTCGGCGGCCGTGCGAATGTCGCCCCGCTCGGCGCCGCCCAGGCGCCGCCGCCAGGCCGGATTGTCCAGGACGTGATGCAAGGTCTTGCGCAGGCCCTCGAGCGCCTGCCCCTCCAGCTCTTCCCGCGGCAGAGACTCCGCCCGCGGCTCCCACATCGTCATGATGCCGGGCGGGAGGCAAGCGCGCGGAATACTCGCTCGGGCGTCATGGGCAGCTCGGTGAGCCGGACACCGACGGCGTCCTTCACCGCGTTGGCCACCGCGGCGGCCACCGGGATCACCCCCGCCTCGCCGAGCCCCTTGGCACCGAAGGGCCCGGCCTCGTCCACCGTCTCGATGAGCTCCACGACGATCTCGGGCATGTCGGAGGCCGGGAGGAGCGCGTACTCCATGAACTGCGGATTGACCACCCGTCCCTCCTGGATCAGCAGCTCCTCGGACAAGGCGTAGCCTAGCCCCATGTGGATGCCCCCGTGGATCTGCCCCTCGGCAGCCGGCGGGTTGAGGGCCCGGCCCACGTCATGGGCGGAGGCGACCTTGAGCACCTGCACCTGGCCCGTCGCCTCGCTCACCTCCACCAGCGCCGCCTGGGCCGCGAAGCCGTACGCGGCCGAGACATTGCCGCGCAGGTCCTTGGACAGCATCTCGGTCGGGGGATCGTAGAAGGCCTCGGTGACCAGGGTGCGGCCGCCCGCGCGGAAATGCCCGGCCCGAACGACGCGGTCGTACTCCATGCTGCGCTCAGAATGCCCCTTGACCTGCACGCGGCCGTCAGCGAGCTCGAGATCTTCCTGACGCTCGTCCATCACGGAGGCGGCCAGGGCCAGGAGCTTTTCCTTCAGCTCACGCGCGGCCAGAAGGGCGGCGTTGCCGGCAATGAACGTGGTACGGCTGGCGTGAACGCCCACGTCCCATGGCTTGACGGCGGTGTCGCTGTTGATGACCTCCACGCGCCCCAGCGGCACGCCAAGCTCCTCGGCGACGATCATGGCCAGCACCGTCTCCGATCCCTGCCCGATCTCGCTGGCCCCGGTGATGAGCGAGACTTTGCCGAAATCGTCCAGCTTGAGGATGGCCCCGCAGCCGTCGGAGCGGTAGACGCGCGCGCCGCCGGCCACGTGGAACATGGCGGCAAAGCCCACGCCACGCTTCCAGCCGGGGCGGGATGGGCGGGCCACCGGCTTGCGCATCTCGCGCTCGACGGCGTCCAGGCACTCGGTCATGCCGCAGGAGGTGATGACGCTGCCCTGCGGGTTCACCTCGCCTGCCCGCGTCGCGTTGCGGCGGCGGATCTCCACTTTGTCCAGGCCCAGGCGCTCGGCCAGGTCGTCCATCTGGGCCTCGATGGCGAACGTGCTCTCGAGATTGCCGTAGCCCCGCATGGAGCCGGAGTAGGGGTTGTTGGTGTAGACGATGGTGGTGTCGAAGCGCACGGCGGGAACGCGGTAGAGCCCGGCCGTCGTGGCCAGCATCACGTAGGGCGTGGTCGAACCCCAGGAGACGTAGGCGCCATTGTCGATCACCACGCGGGCATCGCGGGCGAGCAGCCGGCCGTCCCGATCCGCGGCGGTCCGCAGGTGGATCACGCACGGCTCGCGGGTCGGGCTCGCGATGAACTCCTCGATGCGCTCGAAGCCGATCTTCACGGGCCGGCCGGCCCGGCGGGCCAGGAGCGCCGCGATGATGTCGATGGGGTAGAGGTCGAGCCCGCGGCCGAAATTGCCGCCCACCGGCGGCTGGATCACGCGCACGCGGTCGCCCGTGATGCCCAGTGCCTCGGCGAGGTCGCGCTGGTAGAGGAAGGGCACCTGCGTCGTGCTCCACATGGTGAGGCTGTTGTCTGGACTCCAGGACGCGATAGCCACCATGGTGCCCAGGCAGGCGGTGGTGACGTAGTTGAGCCGGTAGCTCCCCTCCACCACGACGGCGGCCTGGGCGAAGGCCGCCTCCACGTCACCGTGGGCGAACTGGTACTTGAGGTTGACCAGATTGCTGCCGAGCCCGTCGTGGATCAGGGGGGCGCCCGGACGGAGCGCCGAGTCGGGATCGAAGACGGCGGGCAGCTCCTCGTAGTCCACGCGGATGAGCCGGACGGCCTCCTGCGCGATCTCCTCGGTGAGGGCGGCCACGGCGGCGATCTCGTCCCGAATGCAGCGCACCTTGCCGCCGTCCGCCGCGCCGCCCTTGAGGGCCAGGTGATCCCTGGCGAAGCCGACGGGATGCTGCTCCACGCGGTCGGCGGTGATGACGGCGAGCACACCGGGCAGCGCTTCGGCGGCGCTCGTGTCGATGCGGAGCACGCGCGCGTGGGGATACTGGGTCCTGAGAATGGCCCCGTGGGCCAGACGCGGCAACGTGACATCGTGGAGGAACTGCGTGTGCCCCGTGACCTTCTCGGCGCCGTCGCGCTTCGGGGTGCTCTTGCCGATGATGCTGAAGCTCACCGCCGTGCGCGTTACCCGCCCATCCTCGCCACCTGGCTCTTCCGCCACTCGGCGCGAGACACGAAGCCGGGGCGATTCCGGCAAAGAGCCTCGGTCTCCTTGAAGATAGTCTCCACCGGCTTCTCGATGTCGAAGGGCTCGGCCACGGGCTGCGGCGTGTGCCACGGGGTGTCGACGAAGAGCTCGATCCGGTTGCCCTCCGGATCGGGGAAGTAGATCGACCAGGCGTTGCCGTGGGTGACCACGCGGAACTGCTTGACACCTTCGTCGCGCGCCCGCGCATGCATGATCTTGAGGTCTTCGAGCGTGGCCAGCTTGTACGACATCTGGTTCACGACGTTGAACTCGACGCCGGGCGGCCGGCCCGCGGCCAGCACCAGCTGATGGTGCTCGTCGGGATCGCGGGACAGGAAGACCAGATCGGATCCGCCCGGGAGCTTCCCGCGATCGCTCACGAGAAGCCCGAGCACTCGCGTGTAGAAGTCTTCCATCCGGGCGAGGTCGGTGACGTAGAGCCCGAAATGGCTGAAGGAGACGGTGGGTAACGTGGTCATGATCACTCCTTTCTCATCCCTCACCTCTCAAGACATGAGGACGAGGGGAAATCCCTCTTCTCATCCCTCTCCCCAGGATACGAGGGTGAAGGAGAGATCCCTCTTCTCATCCCTCTCCCCCAAGATACGAAGGTGAGGGGGAAATCCCTCTTTCCATCCCTCTCCCCCAAGATACGAAGGTGAGGGAGAAATCTCTCTTCTCATCCCTCTCCCCCAAGATACGAAGGTGAGGGGGAAATCCCTCTTTCCATCCCTCTCCCCCACGATACGAAGGTGAGGGAGAAATCCCTCTTTCCATCCCTCTCCCCCAGTGGGGGAGAGGGTAGGGTGAGGGGGAAATCTCGACGGCGCTCTTGCGTACGTCGCGGATCATATCACGGTGATGACAAGACCGAAATCGACGCCCGCTTCAAGAGTTGCGCAGGATCGACGG
This window of the Candidatus Methylomirabilota bacterium genome carries:
- a CDS encoding Uma2 family endonuclease — protein: MDATPIPTKRWARAEYERLIDLAVFQPGDRIELVGGQLVVREPQGSPHAVAIRLAEDALRAAFGSGWEVRVQLPVALDDESEPEPDVAVCAGSPRDYLTSHPTRPVLLVEVAETRLAFDREHKGSLYARARIPDYWIVNLADRMLEVRRDPIPFEDAPYGWRFSTLRRLGAADAVSPLAAPRARIPVADLLP
- a CDS encoding phenylacetate--CoA ligase; this encodes MWEPRAESLPREELEGQALEGLRKTLHHVLDNPAWRRRLGGAERGDIRTAADWSRLPFLTKNELRDAYPFGLACVPPEDVVRIHMSSGTTGNPVVNPYTRADIDQWASVMARCYAVAGVGARDVIQITASFGLFTGGFGFHYGADRIGATVIPAGAGRTSHQLQVMRDLGATVLTGISTYPLRILEVAREEQFDLDSLKLRVAILGAEMWSDDLRRLIERELRVATFDIVGMTETGGPGLGIDCQAREGIHVWEDHYFCEVVDPETGGPRPDGEEGELVVSTLTREGLPLIRYRTRDLTRVRSRERCPCGRTHLRLDRLRGRTDDMVIFRGVNFYPQQVESLILKQPGVGHEYQIVLDRAPGGSDRLALLIEAREGFVETALPRLRSDLKQFLNLSPELTVLKEGELPRPPGKSVRVVDRR
- a CDS encoding xanthine dehydrogenase family protein molybdopterin-binding subunit — encoded protein: MSFSIIGKSTPKRDGAEKVTGHTQFLHDVTLPRLAHGAILRTQYPHARVLRIDTSAAEALPGVLAVITADRVEQHPVGFARDHLALKGGAADGGKVRCIRDEIAAVAALTEEIAQEAVRLIRVDYEELPAVFDPDSALRPGAPLIHDGLGSNLVNLKYQFAHGDVEAAFAQAAVVVEGSYRLNYVTTACLGTMVAIASWSPDNSLTMWSTTQVPFLYQRDLAEALGITGDRVRVIQPPVGGNFGRGLDLYPIDIIAALLARRAGRPVKIGFERIEEFIASPTREPCVIHLRTAADRDGRLLARDARVVIDNGAYVSWGSTTPYVMLATTAGLYRVPAVRFDTTIVYTNNPYSGSMRGYGNLESTFAIEAQMDDLAERLGLDKVEIRRRNATRAGEVNPQGSVITSCGMTECLDAVEREMRKPVARPSRPGWKRGVGFAAMFHVAGGARVYRSDGCGAILKLDDFGKVSLITGASEIGQGSETVLAMIVAEELGVPLGRVEVINSDTAVKPWDVGVHASRTTFIAGNAALLAARELKEKLLALAASVMDERQEDLELADGRVQVKGHSERSMEYDRVVRAGHFRAGGRTLVTEAFYDPPTEMLSKDLRGNVSAAYGFAAQAALVEVSEATGQVQVLKVASAHDVGRALNPPAAEGQIHGGIHMGLGYALSEELLIQEGRVVNPQFMEYALLPASDMPEIVVELIETVDEAGPFGAKGLGEAGVIPVAAAVANAVKDAVGVRLTELPMTPERVFRALASRPAS
- a CDS encoding VOC family protein — its product is MTTLPTVSFSHFGLYVTDLARMEDFYTRVLGLLVSDRGKLPGGSDLVFLSRDPDEHHQLVLAAGRPPGVEFNVVNQMSYKLATLEDLKIMHARARDEGVKQFRVVTHGNAWSIYFPDPEGNRIELFVDTPWHTPQPVAEPFDIEKPVETIFKETEALCRNRPGFVSRAEWRKSQVARMGG